The Clostridioides difficile genome has a segment encoding these proteins:
- a CDS encoding L,D-transpeptidase/peptidoglycan binding protein — protein MIEGKEAKQESGQKNLKVKIAIVVGVLIVAYIGMAIFFRNHFYFGTTINGVKASGKTVEQVNDLLTSSTNSYTLSLEERNNKKEQIKAKDIDLKFTPDDKVQKIKDSQSAFGWIGGIFKSKEYNNMVTLSYDKDLLEKGFNALSCFESKNVVEPKSAYPKYDSSKNAYVIVPEVLGNKVKKDDFYKLVQKSINSGVTSVSLEESKIYEAPNNTKDSEKLKEAIKTLDKYIGVVVTYDFSDRKETLDGSEINKWLKVDSEKNYDITFDNDAMVEYTRGLSKKYSTFGDSRPFKTATGKDITISGGIYGWLIDKKKEAEALVDVVKAGKNVTREPIYIQKAVSRNKDDIGNTYVEISLSGQHMWFFKNGEMLVSTDVVTGDLGRGFATPSGIYPLNYKARNVSLTGQGYSSPVSYWLPFNGNIGIHDATWRGSFGGGIYRSSGSHGCVNTPFSKAKKIYENIEPGTPIILY, from the coding sequence ATGATTGAAGGAAAAGAGGCAAAACAAGAAAGTGGGCAAAAAAATCTAAAAGTTAAGATAGCTATAGTAGTAGGTGTTTTGATTGTAGCTTATATAGGGATGGCAATCTTTTTTAGAAATCATTTTTACTTTGGTACAACTATTAATGGTGTTAAAGCATCAGGAAAGACAGTTGAACAAGTAAATGATTTATTAACATCAAGTACTAATTCTTATACTTTAAGTCTAGAGGAAAGAAACAATAAAAAAGAACAAATAAAGGCAAAAGATATAGACTTAAAGTTTACACCAGATGATAAGGTTCAAAAAATAAAAGATAGCCAAAGTGCATTTGGATGGATTGGTGGAATATTTAAATCTAAAGAGTATAATAATATGGTAACTCTTTCATATGATAAAGATTTACTAGAAAAAGGGTTTAATGCTTTATCTTGTTTTGAGAGTAAAAACGTTGTAGAGCCTAAGAGTGCATACCCTAAGTATGATAGTAGTAAAAATGCTTATGTTATAGTACCAGAGGTGCTTGGAAACAAAGTAAAAAAAGATGATTTTTATAAACTAGTACAAAAATCAATTAATTCTGGTGTTACGTCTGTTTCTTTAGAGGAGAGTAAAATATATGAAGCTCCGAACAATACAAAGGATTCAGAAAAGTTAAAAGAAGCTATTAAGACATTAGATAAATATATCGGTGTAGTTGTTACATATGATTTTAGTGACCGTAAGGAAACTTTAGATGGTTCTGAGATTAATAAGTGGCTAAAAGTAGACTCAGAAAAAAACTATGATATAACTTTCGATAATGATGCGATGGTAGAGTATACAAGAGGATTAAGTAAAAAATATAGTACTTTTGGAGATTCAAGACCATTTAAAACTGCAACTGGCAAAGATATTACTATTTCAGGTGGAATTTATGGATGGTTGATAGATAAAAAGAAAGAAGCTGAAGCTTTAGTTGATGTTGTAAAAGCTGGTAAAAATGTTACAAGAGAACCTATCTACATACAAAAAGCTGTATCTCGTAATAAAGATGATATTGGTAATACATATGTTGAGATTAGTCTTTCTGGCCAACACATGTGGTTCTTTAAAAATGGAGAAATGCTTGTATCAACAGATGTTGTAACAGGAGATTTAGGTAGAGGCTTTGCTACACCATCAGGTATATATCCTCTTAACTATAAGGCTAGAAATGTTTCTTTAACTGGTCAAGGTTATAGTTCACCTGTAAGTTATTGGCTTCCATTCAACGGAAATATAGGAATTCATGATGCTACTTGGAGAGGCTCTTTTGGTGGAGGTATATATAGGTCCTCAGGTTCACATGGATGTGTAAATACACCTTTTTCTAAGGCAAAGAAAATATATGAAAATATAGAACCAGGTACACCAATTATTTTATACTAG
- a CDS encoding Nif11-like leader peptide family natural product precursor, protein MNEKLIKILDEAKKDSAFKKEIMETRKQRDVMDSFCKVVTSRGYDITIGELFSIGEEYTSNLLKSVNGGAAYPIEDWSDWFEDFFIMLANI, encoded by the coding sequence ATGAATGAAAAGCTAATTAAAATTTTAGATGAAGCAAAGAAAGATTCAGCATTTAAGAAAGAGATTATGGAAACAAGAAAACAACGTGATGTTATGGATTCATTTTGCAAAGTAGTTACATCTAGAGGATATGATATAACAATAGGTGAACTTTTTTCTATAGGAGAAGAATATACATCAAATCTTTTAAAAAGTGTAAATGGAGGAGCTGCATATCCTATTGAAGATTGGAGTGATTGGTTCGAGGATTTTTTCATCATGTTGGCGAATATATAA
- a CDS encoding V-type ATP synthase subunit I, translated as MAIVNMNKISIVGLEAQKSQILKLLMNRGFVQIDDSAFLTEMDELKNHLTKDGEESEVIMLEQKMAHVNQAIDIVSSLVKQKKAMFAPKREFNKIDSEKEEEIYAEVLELNTLNKEIGTIRSNINLLNNNKSMLEPWVNFDVPFEKMETKYTKTILGTIPTNANIDALRVRLEDEVPESVLGIIDSDKLMNYVYLITLKETFDNATEVLKEFNFSIVTLPSEEGTPSQAIKKYNEMIIRQENVSKNKAEEIKNHGNNIHMLENLYDFYTIERDQKKIIERLVKTKTTFCLNGWLPSKSASDLISEITEKFDCCVQTEEGNKEEGFPILLENNKLVTPFESVTNMYSCPSTKDIDPNTIMTFFYVVFFGMMLSDAAYGIIIALACGFIVYKSKMKKGEGNLIKLIGICGVSTTIWGLIFGGILGDLIPIKALINPLEDVMVLMGMSLLFGIIHIYVGLGIKAYTLIRDGKVIDAICDVGFWYLCITGVCLLIIPFVAGDIGVFSEVGKYLAIIGAIGLVLTQGRSFKGVPVRLFKGFSSLYGITSYFADILSYTRIMALCLTTGVIGQVINLLGAIAGPIFAVVIGVVGHTINLLINALGAYVHTSRLQYVEFFNKFYEGGGVPFVPFKYKTKYTSINKKEM; from the coding sequence ATGGCAATAGTTAATATGAACAAGATATCTATTGTTGGCTTAGAAGCTCAAAAAAGCCAAATTTTAAAGCTACTTATGAACCGTGGATTTGTTCAAATTGATGATAGTGCCTTTCTTACTGAAATGGATGAGTTAAAAAATCATCTTACAAAAGATGGTGAGGAGTCAGAGGTTATAATGCTAGAGCAGAAGATGGCACATGTAAATCAAGCGATTGACATTGTTTCTTCACTAGTGAAACAAAAGAAAGCTATGTTTGCACCAAAAAGAGAATTTAACAAAATTGACAGTGAAAAAGAAGAGGAAATTTATGCTGAAGTTTTGGAGTTAAATACTCTAAATAAAGAGATAGGTACAATAAGGAGTAACATAAATTTATTAAATAACAATAAAAGTATGTTAGAGCCGTGGGTAAACTTTGATGTTCCTTTTGAAAAGATGGAAACTAAGTATACAAAAACTATTCTAGGAACTATACCCACAAATGCAAATATTGATGCTTTAAGAGTTAGACTAGAGGATGAAGTGCCAGAAAGTGTTCTTGGAATTATTGACTCTGACAAGTTAATGAACTATGTTTATTTAATTACTTTAAAAGAAACTTTTGATAATGCTACAGAAGTTCTTAAAGAATTTAATTTTTCAATAGTTACATTACCAAGTGAGGAAGGGACACCATCACAAGCTATCAAGAAATACAATGAAATGATAATTAGACAGGAAAACGTTTCTAAAAATAAGGCAGAAGAAATCAAAAATCATGGAAATAATATACACATGCTTGAAAATCTATATGATTTTTACACTATAGAAAGAGACCAGAAAAAGATTATAGAGAGACTTGTAAAAACAAAAACAACATTCTGTCTTAATGGTTGGTTACCAAGTAAAAGTGCCAGTGATCTAATTAGTGAAATCACAGAAAAGTTTGATTGTTGTGTTCAAACAGAGGAAGGAAATAAAGAAGAAGGTTTCCCAATTCTACTTGAAAACAATAAACTTGTAACACCTTTTGAAAGTGTAACAAACATGTACAGTTGTCCAAGCACAAAAGATATTGACCCAAATACAATTATGACTTTCTTTTATGTTGTATTCTTTGGAATGATGCTAAGTGATGCTGCATATGGTATAATAATTGCCCTAGCTTGTGGATTTATTGTATACAAATCAAAGATGAAGAAGGGTGAAGGAAATTTAATTAAACTTATTGGTATTTGTGGAGTTTCAACTACTATATGGGGTCTTATATTCGGGGGTATTTTGGGGGATTTAATTCCTATAAAAGCCTTAATTAATCCTTTAGAGGATGTTATGGTACTTATGGGGATGTCATTACTGTTCGGTATTATCCATATATATGTAGGTTTAGGAATTAAAGCATATACACTAATAAGAGATGGAAAGGTCATAGATGCAATTTGTGACGTAGGATTTTGGTATTTATGTATAACAGGGGTATGTCTACTTATAATACCTTTTGTTGCAGGAGATATAGGTGTATTTTCTGAAGTAGGAAAATATTTAGCAATTATAGGTGCTATAGGTCTTGTTCTTACTCAAGGGAGAAGCTTTAAAGGAGTACCTGTTAGGCTTTTCAAAGGATTTTCAAGTCTTTATGGTATAACAAGTTATTTTGCTGATATATTATCTTATACAAGGATTATGGCACTTTGTCTAACAACAGGAGTTATAGGGCAGGTTATAAATCTTTTAGGGGCTATAGCTGGTCCAATATTTGCAGTTGTAATTGGTGTTGTAGGACACACAATAAACCTTCTTATAAATGCACTAGGTGCATATGTTCATACAAGTAGGTTACAGTATGTAGAATTTTTCAATAAGTTTTATGAAGGCGGAGGAGTTCCTTTTGTTCCGTTTAAGTATAAAACAAAATATACAAGCATTAATAAAAAGGAGATGTAA
- a CDS encoding V-type ATP synthase subunit K yields MEFLNALGNGQFLAISGAAIAALFAGMGSAKGTSIAGQAAAGVVTEDPSKFGQLLVLQLLPGTQGLYGFIIAFLILSKAGIIGGDAIPTSAQGLQLLMAGLPIGLVGLVSGIAQGKAAAAGVGIVAKRPEELGKAITFAAIVETYALLGLLVSFLAYNGIAVG; encoded by the coding sequence ATGGAATTTTTAAACGCGTTAGGAAATGGTCAATTTTTGGCAATATCAGGAGCTGCTATAGCAGCATTATTTGCAGGTATGGGTTCTGCTAAAGGTACTTCAATAGCAGGGCAAGCCGCAGCAGGTGTTGTAACAGAAGACCCTAGTAAATTTGGTCAACTTCTAGTTTTACAACTTCTTCCTGGTACACAAGGTCTATATGGATTTATCATAGCTTTCCTTATTTTATCAAAAGCAGGAATTATTGGTGGAGATGCGATACCAACATCAGCTCAAGGTTTACAACTTCTTATGGCAGGACTTCCAATTGGTCTAGTTGGTTTAGTATCAGGTATTGCACAAGGTAAGGCAGCAGCAGCAGGGGTTGGAATAGTTGCTAAAAGACCTGAAGAACTTGGTAAAGCTATAACATTTGCAGCAATAGTTGAAACATATGCTCTTTTAGGACTACTTGTTTCTTTCTTAGCTTATAATGGAATTGCAGTTGGTTAA
- a CDS encoding V-type ATP synthase subunit E produces the protein MGNEQKMIDRIIADAKQEAQEILDKAKSEADLKISSANEKAEKEMASYTKLAEAEAEKAASKEISGAYMEAKKQILSKKQQILEEVILEAKNKLLNLKDSEYEKIILNMIEKANCTDGSEIVLSKKDRKTLKDVLSKKDIKVSDETRDITGGFIVRKGDIEYNYSFEAIIAVEHEDIEQIAAEILFN, from the coding sequence ATGGGTAATGAACAAAAAATGATTGACAGAATTATAGCTGATGCCAAGCAAGAGGCGCAAGAAATATTGGATAAAGCTAAAAGTGAAGCAGATTTAAAGATAAGTTCAGCTAATGAAAAAGCTGAAAAGGAAATGGCTTCCTATACAAAGCTTGCAGAGGCAGAAGCAGAAAAAGCAGCTTCTAAGGAAATATCAGGAGCTTATATGGAGGCGAAGAAACAAATATTATCAAAGAAACAACAGATTTTAGAAGAAGTAATTTTAGAAGCTAAAAATAAACTTCTAAATCTTAAAGATAGTGAATATGAAAAAATTATATTGAATATGATTGAAAAAGCGAATTGTACAGATGGTTCTGAGATAGTGTTATCTAAAAAAGATAGAAAAACATTAAAAGATGTATTATCTAAAAAAGACATTAAAGTGTCTGATGAAACTAGAGATATTACTGGAGGTTTCATAGTTAGAAAAGGTGATATTGAGTACAATTATTCGTTTGAAGCTATAATTGCAGTAGAGCATGAAGATATTGAGCAAATTGCAGCAGAAATTTTGTTTAATTAA
- a CDS encoding V-type ATP synthase subunit C: MAEEKTYPYAVARVRVLEKQLLNRQMFIQMAEAKSPEDSLRIIAEAGYTDSSNNNVHNFENVLTQELSKTYEILKGLAPEEKFVDVFLYKNDYHNLKVLIKEEISGVDGEKYLIDGGTIPLAKLKESLANRSFSDLPKIMAGAITDAFDIYSKTQNGQMVDIVLDKATFSSMKETATESQNKFVIDYVMKVCDLTNLKSFIRVKNMKKDFDMFMNVFVSGGSLDKEKFLEAFSSDTPASCFKSTSYSDVCKNGMDSGFTVFEKLCDDYLMEYVRDAKFKPLTLEPLIAYLYAKESEIKTIRIIMTSKLNNIDADTIKERLRDAYV, from the coding sequence ATGGCAGAAGAAAAAACTTATCCCTATGCCGTGGCACGAGTAAGAGTGCTTGAAAAACAGCTTCTTAACAGACAAATGTTTATTCAAATGGCAGAAGCTAAAAGCCCTGAAGACTCTTTAAGAATTATAGCAGAAGCGGGTTATACGGATTCGTCAAATAATAATGTTCACAATTTTGAGAATGTTTTGACTCAAGAATTATCTAAAACATATGAAATTCTTAAAGGTCTAGCCCCTGAAGAAAAATTTGTTGATGTATTCCTTTATAAAAATGATTATCATAACTTAAAAGTTTTGATTAAAGAAGAAATTTCTGGTGTAGATGGTGAAAAGTACTTAATTGATGGGGGTACAATTCCACTTGCTAAGCTTAAAGAATCTTTAGCAAATCGTAGTTTTAGTGATTTACCTAAGATAATGGCAGGAGCAATAACAGATGCATTTGATATTTATAGTAAAACACAAAATGGCCAAATGGTTGATATTGTTTTGGATAAAGCAACTTTTTCAAGTATGAAAGAGACAGCTACAGAAAGTCAAAACAAATTTGTAATAGATTATGTTATGAAAGTTTGTGATTTAACAAATCTAAAGAGTTTTATAAGAGTTAAAAATATGAAGAAAGATTTTGATATGTTTATGAATGTGTTTGTTTCAGGTGGCTCACTTGATAAAGAAAAATTCTTAGAAGCTTTTTCTTCAGACACTCCAGCATCATGTTTTAAATCTACTTCTTACTCTGATGTCTGTAAAAATGGTATGGATAGTGGATTTACTGTCTTTGAAAAACTTTGTGATGATTATCTTATGGAATATGTTAGAGATGCAAAATTTAAACCTCTTACACTAGAACCGCTAATTGCATATTTATATGCTAAAGAATCAGAAATAAAGACAATTAGAATTATTATGACTAGTAAGCTTAATAATATAGACGCAGATACTATAAAAGAAAGGCTAAGGGATGCTTATGTATAA
- a CDS encoding V-type ATP synthase subunit F encodes MLMYKVGVVGDKDSIMGFLALGIDIFPAYDSDEIKKSIHKLVEDEYAIIYITEQASLLAKESIAKYKDYQLPAIIVIPGIGGSMGLGMNEVRESSKRAIGADILFKE; translated from the coding sequence ATGCTTATGTATAAAGTAGGAGTAGTTGGAGATAAAGATAGCATCATGGGATTTTTAGCTCTTGGAATAGATATCTTCCCAGCCTATGATAGTGACGAAATAAAAAAAAGTATACATAAGTTGGTTGAAGATGAATATGCGATAATTTATATTACAGAACAGGCGTCATTGCTTGCAAAAGAATCAATAGCAAAATACAAAGACTATCAACTTCCTGCTATTATAGTTATTCCAGGTATTGGAGGAAGTATGGGATTAGGTATGAATGAAGTAAGAGAATCTAGTAAACGTGCTATAGGTGCAGATATATTATTTAAAGAATAG
- a CDS encoding V-type ATP synthase subunit A yields the protein MKTGTIVKVSGPLVVAEGMRDANMFDVVRVSDKHLIGEIIEMHGDKASIQVYEETSGLGPGEEVVSLGMPMSVELGPGLISTIYDGIQRPLEKMYDISGTNITKGVEVSSLDRTIKWEFKPKKSAGDKVVAGDIIGGVQETAVVECKIMVPYGVKGTIKEIYSGEFTVEDTVCVITDEKGNDIAVTMMQKWPVRKERPYGEKKTPDSLLVTGQRVIDTFFPITKGGVAAIPGPFGSGKTVTQHQLAKWADADIVVYIGCGERGNEMTDVLLEFPELKDPRTGESLMQRTVLIANTSDMPVAAREASIYTGITIAEYFRDMGYSVALMADSTSRWAEALREMSGRLEEMPGEEGYPAYLGSRLAQFYERAGKVKCLGMDDRQGTLTAIGAVSPPGGDTSEPVSQATLRIVKVFWGLDASLAYKRHFPAINWLTSYSLYQEKVDVWADKNVNDNFSAQRAQAMKLLQVESELQEIVQLVGVDSLSDGDRLILEVTRSIREDFLHQNSFHEVDTYTSLHKQYRMMGLILKFYKSAQDAIKQNVTINDIIKLSVLEKIGRAKYVEEDKLDAAYDAIEDEIDNELADLIKKRGAEEL from the coding sequence ATGAAAACAGGCACAATTGTAAAGGTGTCAGGACCGCTTGTCGTAGCGGAGGGCATGAGAGATGCGAATATGTTTGACGTCGTAAGAGTTTCTGATAAACATCTTATAGGCGAGATTATAGAAATGCATGGAGATAAGGCCTCTATACAGGTTTATGAGGAAACTTCTGGTCTAGGACCAGGAGAAGAAGTGGTTTCTCTTGGAATGCCTATGAGTGTTGAGCTTGGGCCAGGTCTTATTTCAACTATTTATGATGGTATTCAACGTCCACTTGAAAAAATGTATGATATTTCAGGTACTAATATAACTAAAGGTGTTGAAGTATCTTCACTTGATAGAACAATTAAATGGGAATTCAAACCTAAAAAATCTGCTGGTGATAAAGTCGTAGCAGGGGATATAATTGGGGGAGTTCAAGAAACAGCTGTAGTAGAATGTAAGATTATGGTTCCTTATGGAGTAAAGGGTACTATAAAAGAAATATATTCTGGAGAATTTACTGTTGAAGATACAGTTTGTGTTATTACAGATGAAAAAGGTAATGATATAGCTGTAACTATGATGCAAAAATGGCCAGTTAGAAAAGAAAGACCATATGGGGAAAAGAAAACACCAGATTCACTTCTTGTTACAGGTCAAAGAGTTATAGATACATTTTTCCCAATTACAAAAGGTGGGGTAGCAGCTATACCAGGGCCTTTTGGAAGTGGAAAAACTGTTACACAACATCAGCTTGCTAAATGGGCAGATGCAGATATAGTTGTATATATAGGATGTGGAGAACGTGGAAATGAAATGACAGATGTTCTTCTTGAATTCCCTGAACTAAAAGACCCAAGAACAGGCGAGTCACTTATGCAAAGAACAGTACTTATAGCCAATACATCGGATATGCCAGTTGCTGCACGTGAGGCTTCTATATACACTGGTATTACAATAGCTGAATATTTTAGAGATATGGGATATAGTGTTGCACTTATGGCAGATTCTACATCAAGATGGGCAGAGGCTCTTAGAGAGATGAGTGGACGTTTGGAAGAGATGCCAGGTGAAGAAGGTTATCCAGCGTATTTAGGTTCACGTCTTGCTCAATTCTATGAGAGAGCAGGAAAAGTAAAATGTCTAGGTATGGATGACAGACAAGGAACTCTTACAGCAATTGGTGCTGTTTCTCCTCCTGGTGGTGATACATCAGAACCTGTCAGCCAAGCAACGCTCCGTATAGTAAAAGTATTCTGGGGACTTGATGCTTCATTAGCATACAAACGTCACTTCCCAGCAATTAACTGGTTAACAAGTTATTCGCTTTATCAGGAGAAAGTTGATGTATGGGCAGATAAAAATGTAAATGATAATTTCTCAGCTCAAAGAGCTCAAGCTATGAAACTTTTGCAAGTTGAATCTGAGCTTCAAGAGATAGTTCAATTGGTTGGTGTTGACTCACTTTCAGATGGAGATAGATTGATATTAGAAGTTACTCGTTCTATAAGAGAGGACTTCCTTCATCAAAACTCTTTCCATGAAGTTGATACTTATACATCACTTCACAAACAGTATAGAATGATGGGACTTATTCTAAAATTCTATAAGTCAGCACAAGATGCTATTAAGCAAAATGTTACTATAAATGATATTATCAAGCTTTCAGTTCTTGAAAAGATTGGTCGTGCTAAGTATGTAGAAGAAGATAAACTAGATGCTGCTTACGATGCAATTGAAGATGAAATAGACAACGAGCTTGCTGACCTTATTAAAAAGAGGGGAGCTGAAGAACTATGA
- a CDS encoding V-type ATP synthase subunit B has translation MIKEYKSIQEVAGPLMLINGVEGVKFDELGEIELSNGEIRRCKVLEVNEDTALVQLFESSTGINLAESKVRFLGKSLDFGVSPDILGRVFSGMGKPIDGGPEIIPDKRLDINGAPINPAARDYPAEFIQTGVSAIDGLNTLVRGQKLPIFSGSGLPHANLAVQIARQAKVRGTDSKFAVVFAAVGITFEDADFFISDFKATGAIDRSVVFVNLANDPAVERVSTPRMALTAAEYLAFEQDMHVLVIITDITNYAEALREVSAAKKEVPGRRGYPGYLYTDLATMYERAGKMKGHEGSITMIPILTMPEDDKTHPIPDLTGYITEGQIILNRELYKKDIQPPIDVLPSLSRLKDKGIGKGKTREDHADTMNQLFAAYSRGKDAKELMAILGESALSEIDLMYAKFADEFEKEYVSQGFRTDRTIEQTLEIGWKLLSMLPKSELKRIRDEYFEKYMPKE, from the coding sequence ATGATAAAGGAATATAAGTCAATACAAGAGGTAGCCGGTCCTCTTATGCTAATAAACGGCGTAGAAGGTGTAAAATTTGATGAACTTGGAGAAATTGAGCTTTCAAATGGAGAAATTCGTCGTTGTAAAGTTCTAGAAGTAAATGAAGATACTGCACTTGTTCAACTTTTTGAAAGTTCAACAGGTATAAACCTTGCTGAAAGTAAAGTTCGTTTTTTAGGAAAGAGTCTTGATTTTGGAGTTTCACCAGATATATTAGGTCGTGTTTTTAGTGGGATGGGTAAACCTATTGATGGTGGACCGGAAATTATACCAGATAAAAGACTTGATATAAATGGTGCACCTATAAATCCAGCAGCACGTGACTATCCAGCTGAGTTTATACAGACTGGTGTTTCTGCTATAGATGGACTTAATACCTTGGTTAGAGGGCAAAAACTTCCTATATTTTCAGGTTCTGGTTTGCCACATGCTAATCTGGCAGTTCAAATTGCAAGACAGGCAAAAGTTCGTGGAACTGACTCTAAGTTCGCCGTTGTATTTGCCGCAGTTGGTATAACTTTTGAAGATGCAGATTTCTTTATAAGTGACTTTAAAGCAACTGGTGCAATCGACCGTTCTGTGGTATTTGTAAACCTTGCAAATGACCCAGCAGTAGAGCGTGTATCTACACCTAGAATGGCACTTACAGCAGCAGAATACCTTGCTTTTGAGCAAGATATGCATGTACTTGTTATAATAACAGATATTACAAACTATGCAGAAGCATTACGTGAAGTTTCAGCAGCTAAAAAAGAAGTTCCAGGACGTCGTGGATATCCAGGTTATCTTTATACTGACCTTGCTACAATGTATGAAAGAGCAGGAAAAATGAAAGGGCATGAAGGTTCTATAACAATGATTCCAATACTTACAATGCCTGAGGATGATAAAACACATCCAATTCCTGACCTTACAGGATACATTACAGAAGGACAAATTATACTTAACCGTGAACTTTACAAAAAAGATATACAGCCTCCTATAGATGTTTTACCATCACTTTCTCGTCTTAAAGATAAGGGGATTGGTAAAGGTAAGACTCGTGAGGACCATGCAGATACAATGAACCAACTTTTTGCAGCTTATTCAAGAGGTAAAGATGCAAAAGAACTTATGGCAATACTTGGTGAATCTGCACTTTCTGAAATTGATTTAATGTATGCAAAATTTGCAGATGAATTTGAGAAAGAATACGTTTCACAAGGGTTTAGAACTGATAGAACTATCGAGCAGACATTAGAAATTGGATGGAAGCTTCTTAGTATGTTACCAAAAAGTGAACTTAAACGTATTCGTGATGAATATTTTGAAAAATATATGCCTAAGGAGTGA
- a CDS encoding V-type ATP synthase subunit D, protein MARLNINPTRMEMTRLKKLLKTATRGHKLLKDKLDELMKQFLEIVRENKRLREEAENALDAAYKNFIIARAVMSQEYLGSALMMPKQSVSVDVSTRNIMSVDVPVFDFKTENNQSDIYPYGLAFTSGELDSAMEAFSDAMEPLLRLAESEKSAQLLAQEIEKTRRRVNALENVMIPNYIETIKYIAMKLEENERASTTRLMKVKDMVLKKALEEKKKNDLVG, encoded by the coding sequence GTGGCTAGATTAAATATAAATCCAACACGTATGGAAATGACTAGACTTAAGAAACTCCTTAAAACTGCAACAAGGGGTCATAAGCTTCTTAAAGATAAGCTTGATGAACTTATGAAGCAATTTCTTGAAATTGTAAGAGAAAATAAGCGATTACGTGAAGAGGCAGAAAATGCTCTTGATGCTGCTTATAAAAATTTTATAATTGCAAGGGCAGTTATGAGTCAGGAGTATCTAGGTTCAGCACTTATGATGCCAAAGCAATCTGTTTCTGTAGATGTTTCTACAAGAAATATAATGAGTGTTGATGTTCCTGTGTTTGACTTTAAAACTGAAAACAATCAAAGTGATATTTATCCTTATGGTCTTGCTTTTACATCAGGGGAATTAGATTCTGCTATGGAAGCATTCTCAGATGCAATGGAACCACTTTTAAGACTTGCAGAAAGCGAAAAAAGTGCACAGCTTCTTGCACAAGAGATAGAAAAGACACGTAGACGTGTTAATGCTCTTGAAAATGTAATGATACCAAATTACATTGAAACTATTAAGTATATTGCTATGAAGCTTGAAGAAAATGAGAGAGCAAGTACTACTAGACTTATGAAGGTTAAGGATATGGTGCTTAAAAAAGCACTTGAAGAAAAGAAGAAAAATGATTTGGTTGGATAA